A single Roseofilum reptotaenium CS-1145 DNA region contains:
- a CDS encoding cobalt-precorrin-6A reductase: MTTVWLIGGTSESRLLAQGLVKRGVECVVTVTTEPARSLYATYPGLTVWVGKLKGSSLDEFTRSHDISVILDTSHPWAVKISQLAIAFSECSQIPYLRYERPPVTDDSGSSQIVTLDSFATLVSGDYLTDQRVFLTVGYQRLPLFQPWQHQATLFARVLPSAKSIQIAQEAGFTSDRLIAIRPPIPEALELALWQHWQISLVVTKASGNAGGEAIKRQLCDRLGIPLITITRPKMSYPQQTEDIEEAIEFCLSHVI; this comes from the coding sequence ATGACTACAGTTTGGTTGATTGGGGGGACTTCAGAAAGTCGCCTGTTGGCTCAAGGGTTGGTGAAGAGAGGTGTGGAGTGTGTAGTAACGGTAACGACTGAGCCAGCAAGATCGCTTTATGCCACTTATCCTGGGTTAACGGTATGGGTAGGGAAGTTAAAGGGATCGAGTTTAGATGAATTCACTCGATCTCATGATATTAGCGTTATTTTAGATACAAGTCATCCTTGGGCGGTGAAAATTTCCCAACTGGCGATCGCCTTTTCAGAATGCTCTCAAATCCCCTATTTGCGCTATGAGCGCCCCCCTGTAACTGATGATTCTGGCTCTAGTCAGATCGTGACCTTAGACAGTTTTGCCACCCTGGTGAGTGGCGACTATTTGACCGATCAACGCGTGTTCTTAACGGTCGGATATCAACGCTTACCCTTATTTCAACCTTGGCAACACCAGGCAACATTGTTTGCGCGAGTACTCCCTTCTGCTAAGTCAATTCAGATTGCTCAGGAAGCGGGATTTACGAGCGATCGCCTGATTGCCATCCGTCCTCCAATTCCTGAAGCTCTAGAGTTAGCCCTATGGCAACATTGGCAGATTTCCCTGGTAGTGACCAAAGCATCAGGAAATGCAGGAGGAGAAGCCATCAAGCGTCAACTGTGCGATCGTTTGGGAATTCCATTAATTACGATCACTCGACCGAAAATGAGCTATCCCCAACAAACTGAGGATATTGAGGAGGCGATCGAGTTTTGTCTATCCCATGTCATATAG
- a CDS encoding class I SAM-dependent methyltransferase — protein sequence MTRLSNASGFGLQNFSTEALEEQLAAVALRFNRQYRGDAFEVPPEVEEMPIFRQWMSGELTPKITSEFWQVCKPKKGQKCLDIGCGVSFLIYPWREWDAFFYGQEISKEASDALNSRGPQLNSKLFKGVKLEPAHQLDYEPGQFDLAIATGWSCYFSVDYCQQVMAAVKSVLKPGGMLVFDVLNPEVELAENWAILETYLGAEVALEPLQEWEKAIRAVGAKVVKKREGELFHLYVVKYP from the coding sequence ATGACACGCTTAAGTAATGCTTCAGGTTTTGGACTACAAAATTTCTCTACAGAGGCTCTGGAGGAGCAACTAGCGGCGGTGGCACTTCGGTTTAACCGCCAATACCGGGGAGATGCCTTTGAAGTTCCGCCAGAAGTGGAAGAGATGCCGATTTTTCGGCAATGGATGAGTGGGGAGTTAACCCCGAAGATTACGTCTGAGTTTTGGCAGGTGTGTAAGCCGAAAAAGGGGCAAAAGTGCCTAGATATTGGCTGTGGGGTGAGTTTTCTGATTTATCCTTGGCGAGAATGGGATGCCTTTTTTTACGGTCAGGAGATTAGTAAGGAGGCTTCCGATGCCCTAAATTCTCGCGGCCCGCAGTTAAATTCTAAGTTGTTTAAGGGGGTCAAGTTGGAGCCAGCTCACCAGTTAGATTACGAGCCAGGACAGTTTGATTTGGCGATCGCCACGGGATGGAGTTGTTATTTTTCTGTGGACTATTGCCAACAGGTCATGGCTGCTGTAAAGTCGGTACTGAAACCTGGGGGAATGCTCGTGTTTGATGTGCTAAACCCAGAGGTAGAATTGGCAGAAAATTGGGCCATTCTAGAGACGTATTTGGGGGCGGAAGTGGCTCTAGAGCCTTTACAGGAGTGGGAAAAAGCAATCCGTGCTGTGGGAGCAAAAGTAGTTAAAAAAAGAGAGGGTGAGTTGTTCCATCTCTATGTTGTCAAGTATCCGTGA